Proteins encoded by one window of Halomonas sp. SH5A2:
- the rplK gene encoding 50S ribosomal protein L11: MAKKVQAYIKLQVAAGKANPSPPVGPALGQHGVNIMEFCKAFNAETQDIEPGLPTPVVITVYSDRSFTFITKTPPAAVLLKKAAGIKSGSGEPNKKKVGTVTREQLEEIATTKEPDLTAADMDAAVRTIAGSARSMGLNVEGL; the protein is encoded by the coding sequence ATGGCCAAGAAAGTACAGGCTTACATCAAACTGCAGGTTGCTGCAGGTAAAGCCAATCCAAGTCCGCCCGTCGGCCCTGCGCTGGGTCAGCACGGCGTGAATATCATGGAATTCTGTAAGGCGTTCAACGCAGAGACTCAGGACATCGAGCCTGGTCTGCCGACGCCTGTCGTGATTACGGTCTACTCTGACCGCAGCTTCACGTTCATTACCAAGACGCCGCCGGCGGCTGTGCTGCTTAAGAAAGCAGCTGGCATCAAGTCGGGTTCCGGCGAGCCGAACAAGAAGAAGGTCGGCACGGTAACGCGCGAGCAGCTTGAAGAAATCGCTACGACCAAAGAGCCGGATTTGACAGCGGCTGATATGGACGCAGCGGTTCGCACCATCGCGGGCAGTGCTCGTAGCATGGGCCTCAACGTGGAGGGTCTCTAA
- the rplA gene encoding 50S ribosomal protein L1: protein MAKLTKRAKLIREKIDTNKVYSLEEAVSLLSELSTVKFKESVDVAINLGVDPRKSDQVVRGATVMPNGTGKDVRVAVFTQGANADAAKEAGADIVGMDDLAEQVKKGVMDFDVVIASPDAMRVVGQLGQILGPRGLMPNPKVGTVTPDVATAVKNAKAGQVRFRTDKNGIIHTTVGKVDFDAASINGNVEALVADLKRLKPSTSKGIYFKKVTLSTTMGPGLTIDHSAYV, encoded by the coding sequence ATGGCGAAACTTACTAAGCGTGCCAAGCTGATTCGCGAAAAGATCGATACCAACAAGGTCTATTCGCTTGAAGAGGCGGTTTCCCTGCTTTCCGAGCTGTCGACGGTCAAGTTCAAAGAATCTGTCGACGTGGCGATTAATCTGGGCGTTGACCCGCGTAAATCAGACCAGGTGGTGCGTGGCGCTACTGTCATGCCTAACGGCACCGGTAAAGACGTGCGTGTTGCTGTCTTTACCCAGGGTGCCAATGCCGATGCCGCTAAAGAAGCAGGCGCCGACATTGTAGGCATGGACGATCTGGCCGAGCAGGTCAAGAAAGGCGTGATGGACTTTGACGTCGTGATTGCCTCTCCAGACGCCATGCGCGTTGTCGGTCAGCTGGGTCAGATTCTGGGTCCGCGCGGCCTGATGCCTAACCCGAAAGTTGGTACCGTCACGCCCGATGTGGCGACGGCGGTTAAAAATGCCAAGGCGGGTCAGGTGCGCTTCCGTACCGACAAGAACGGCATCATCCATACTACCGTCGGTAAAGTGGATTTCGATGCGGCGTCTATCAACGGCAACGTTGAAGCGTTGGTTGCCGACCTGAAGCGTCTCAAGCCAAGCACGTCAAAAGGCATCTACTTTAAGAAAGTCACCCTGTCTACTACCATGGGGCCGGGTTTGACGATCGATCATTCCGCTTACGTATAA
- the rplJ gene encoding 50S ribosomal protein L10 produces the protein MPLALEGKKAIVAEVSEAAKGALSVVVADSRGVPVSKMTDLRKQARENGVELRVVRNTLARRALEGTQWECLTESFVGPTLLAFSTDHPGAAARLFKEFAKDDKDFEVKALAYEGELIPAADIDRLATLPTYDEAIAQLMSVMKEASAGKLVRTLDALRSQKEEAA, from the coding sequence GTGCCACTAGCACTTGAAGGCAAGAAAGCGATTGTTGCCGAGGTCAGTGAAGCGGCCAAGGGCGCACTCTCCGTCGTAGTTGCCGATTCTCGCGGTGTACCGGTCAGCAAAATGACCGATCTGCGTAAGCAGGCACGTGAGAACGGCGTAGAGCTGCGTGTTGTACGTAATACGCTGGCTCGCCGCGCTCTCGAAGGCACTCAATGGGAGTGCCTGACCGAGAGCTTCGTTGGTCCAACTCTGTTGGCTTTCTCGACTGATCATCCGGGCGCTGCCGCTCGTTTGTTCAAAGAGTTCGCCAAAGATGACAAAGACTTCGAAGTTAAAGCGCTGGCCTACGAAGGTGAGCTGATCCCGGCTGCTGACATCGACCGTCTGGCAACCCTGCCGACTTACGATGAAGCAATTGCCCAACTGATGTCGGTAATGAAAGAAGCCTCCGCTGGCAAGCTGGTTCGCACACTGGATGCCCTGCGCAGCCAGAAAGAAGAAGCGGCTTAA
- the rplL gene encoding 50S ribosomal protein L7/L12, with amino-acid sequence MALTKDDIINAVADMSVMEVVELIEAMEEKFGVTAAAAVVAGPGGGEAAVEEEQTEFDLVLTSAGDKKVNVIKAVREITGLGLKEAKGAVDGAPATIKEGMAKEDAETAKTKLEEAGASVELK; translated from the coding sequence ATGGCACTGACCAAAGACGATATCATCAATGCTGTAGCCGACATGTCCGTCATGGAAGTTGTCGAGCTAATTGAAGCAATGGAAGAAAAATTCGGCGTTACTGCCGCGGCAGCTGTTGTTGCTGGCCCTGGCGGCGGCGAAGCGGCTGTTGAAGAAGAGCAGACCGAATTTGACCTGGTGCTGACCTCTGCTGGTGACAAGAAAGTTAACGTCATCAAAGCAGTACGTGAGATCACCGGTCTTGGCCTTAAGGAAGCTAAGGGTGCCGTTGACGGCGCACCGGCGACCATCAAAGAAGGTATGGCCAAGGAAGACGCTGAAACAGCTAAGACGAAGCTGGAAGAAGCCGGCGCAAGCGTCGAGCTCAAGTAA
- the rpoB gene encoding DNA-directed RNA polymerase subunit beta, translating into MAYSYTEKKRIRKDFGKLPQVMDVPYLLAIQLDSYYDFLQQDRSPDERHEIGLHAAFKSVFPIESFSGNAALEYVSYRFGTPAFDVKECQLRGVTYSAPLRVKVRLIIYDRDSSNKAIKDIKEQEVYMGEIPLMTENGTFVINGTERVIVSQLHRSPGVFFDHDKGKSHSSGKLLYSARVIPYRGSWLDFEFDPKDNVFVRIDRRRKLPATVLMRALGMSAEEILGEFFETSIFHVEKSGFSVELVPSRLRGETATFDIKDGNGETIVEEGRRITQKHIRQLEKAGLDRLDVPMEYLFGKTLAKDQVDSKTGELICPCNTEITPEILEAMAKGGIKRIETLYTNDLDCGSFISDTLKLDTTGSQLEALVEIYRMMRPGEPPTKEAAETLFHNLFFTEDRYDLSGVGRMKFNRRLRGDGDTGSGILDRKDILDVLRELINIRNGFGDVDDIDHLGNRRIRCVGEMAENQFRVGLVRVERAVKERLSMAESEGLMPQDLINAKPVAAAVKEFFGSSQLSQFMDQNNPLSEVTHKRRVSALGPGGLTRERAGFEVRDVHATHYGRLCPIETPEGPNIGLINSLATYSHTNSYGFLETPYRKVVDRQLTDDIVHLSAIEEGDFVIAQASAAVDESGKLSDDLVQARHKGETTFMRPEQVTLMDVSPRQVVSVAAALIPFLEHDDANRALMGSNMQRQAVPTLRAEKPLVGTGMERFVARDSGVCAVARRGGVIDSVDARRVVVRVNEDEIIGGEAGVDIYNLTKYTRSNQNTCMNQRPIVRPGDDVARGDILADGPSVDMGDLALGQNMRIAFMPWNGYNFEDSILLSERAAQEDRFTTIHIQELTSVSRDTKLGPEEITADIPNVGESALGKLDEAGVVYIGAEVGPGDILVGKVTPKGETQLTPEEKLLRAIFGEKASDVKDTSLRAPTGMKGTVIDVQVFTRDGVEKDSRALAIEQMQLDEVRKDLQETYRIAEDATFVRLKRTLEGQVVNGGPNLKKGDTLDAAYLDELPRQQWFKLRMQDESVNELLAQADEQLENRRKEMDERFEDKKRKLTQGDDLAPGVLKIVKVYMAVKRRIQPGDKMAGRHGNKGVISAIMPVEDMPFDDQGEPVDVVLNPLGVPSRMNVGQILETHLGMAARGLGVKIEAMLRDAREQQVAEIRDFLGQVYNTPGTRVEDIDSLSDDEVIALAKNLKAGVPMATPVFDGAQEHEIKHLLKLADIPESGQMTLYDGRSGDAFDRPVTVGYMYMLKLNHLVDDKMHARSTGSYSLVTQQPLGGKAQFGGQRFGEMEVWALEAYGAAYTLQEMLTVKSDDVEGRTKMYKNIVDGDHTMQAGMPESFNVLVKEIRSLGIDIELES; encoded by the coding sequence ATGGCTTACTCATATACTGAGAAAAAACGCATCCGCAAGGATTTCGGCAAACTGCCACAAGTGATGGATGTGCCTTACTTGCTGGCCATCCAGCTTGATTCCTATTACGACTTCCTCCAGCAAGATCGTTCGCCCGACGAGCGGCACGAGATCGGTCTGCACGCGGCGTTCAAGTCCGTGTTTCCGATTGAGAGCTTCTCCGGTAATGCGGCGCTTGAGTATGTCAGCTACCGGTTCGGCACGCCGGCGTTCGATGTTAAGGAGTGCCAGCTGCGCGGAGTCACGTATTCTGCGCCGCTGCGCGTCAAGGTTCGCTTGATCATTTATGATCGCGATTCCTCGAATAAAGCAATCAAAGATATCAAAGAGCAAGAAGTCTACATGGGGGAGATCCCCCTGATGACGGAGAACGGTACCTTTGTGATCAACGGTACCGAGCGGGTCATTGTGTCCCAGCTCCACCGCTCACCCGGTGTTTTCTTCGATCATGACAAAGGTAAGAGCCACTCATCCGGCAAGCTGCTCTATTCAGCGCGGGTGATTCCTTACCGTGGTTCCTGGCTGGACTTCGAGTTCGATCCCAAAGACAACGTCTTCGTTCGTATTGACCGTCGCCGTAAATTGCCGGCTACGGTATTGATGCGTGCGCTGGGCATGAGTGCCGAAGAGATTCTCGGCGAATTCTTTGAAACCAGCATCTTCCACGTTGAAAAGTCAGGCTTTTCCGTGGAGCTGGTGCCGTCGCGTCTGCGTGGTGAAACCGCCACCTTTGACATCAAGGACGGCAACGGAGAGACCATCGTTGAAGAAGGTCGCCGGATTACCCAAAAGCACATCCGCCAGCTCGAAAAAGCCGGTCTTGATCGCCTGGATGTGCCGATGGAGTACCTGTTCGGTAAAACCCTGGCCAAAGACCAGGTCGACAGCAAGACTGGCGAGCTGATCTGCCCATGCAATACTGAAATCACGCCAGAGATTCTGGAAGCCATGGCCAAGGGCGGTATCAAGCGGATTGAAACGCTGTATACCAACGATCTGGACTGCGGTTCTTTCATCTCAGACACGCTGAAGCTCGATACCACCGGGTCGCAGCTGGAAGCGCTGGTGGAAATCTACCGCATGATGCGCCCCGGCGAGCCGCCTACCAAGGAAGCTGCCGAGACGCTGTTCCACAATCTGTTCTTCACTGAAGACCGTTACGACCTTTCGGGCGTGGGCCGCATGAAGTTCAATCGCCGCTTACGCGGTGATGGGGATACCGGCTCCGGCATATTGGACCGTAAAGATATCCTCGATGTCCTCCGCGAGCTGATCAATATCCGTAACGGCTTTGGCGACGTTGACGATATCGACCACTTGGGCAACCGCCGTATTCGCTGCGTTGGTGAAATGGCCGAGAACCAGTTCCGTGTCGGCCTGGTGCGTGTTGAGCGCGCGGTGAAAGAGCGCCTTTCCATGGCGGAAAGCGAAGGCCTGATGCCGCAAGACCTGATCAACGCCAAGCCAGTGGCAGCGGCGGTGAAAGAGTTCTTTGGTTCCTCGCAGCTTTCTCAGTTCATGGACCAGAACAACCCGCTTTCCGAGGTGACTCACAAGCGCCGTGTTTCTGCTCTCGGCCCGGGTGGTTTGACCCGTGAGCGCGCTGGCTTCGAAGTACGTGACGTACACGCCACGCACTACGGTCGTCTATGCCCGATCGAAACGCCGGAAGGCCCGAACATCGGTCTGATCAACTCGCTGGCCACCTACAGCCACACCAACAGCTACGGTTTCCTGGAAACGCCTTACCGTAAGGTCGTGGATCGCCAGTTGACCGACGACATCGTTCACCTCTCGGCAATCGAAGAGGGTGACTTCGTCATCGCTCAGGCATCTGCCGCCGTGGATGAATCCGGCAAGCTGAGTGACGATCTGGTACAGGCGCGTCACAAGGGCGAAACCACCTTCATGCGCCCTGAGCAGGTCACGCTGATGGATGTGTCGCCGCGCCAGGTGGTATCGGTGGCAGCAGCATTGATCCCGTTCCTTGAGCACGACGATGCTAACCGTGCCTTGATGGGCTCCAACATGCAGCGTCAGGCGGTGCCCACGCTGCGTGCCGAGAAGCCGCTGGTGGGTACGGGCATGGAACGCTTCGTAGCGCGTGACTCGGGTGTCTGTGCTGTTGCCCGTCGTGGCGGGGTGATCGATTCCGTCGATGCGCGTCGTGTGGTGGTAAGGGTCAATGAGGACGAGATCATCGGCGGCGAAGCCGGGGTCGATATCTACAACCTGACCAAGTACACCCGTTCGAACCAGAACACCTGTATGAACCAGCGCCCCATCGTGCGGCCTGGTGACGACGTGGCGCGTGGCGATATCCTCGCCGATGGCCCGTCGGTGGACATGGGCGATCTGGCGCTGGGTCAGAACATGCGCATCGCCTTTATGCCCTGGAACGGCTACAACTTCGAGGACTCCATCCTGCTTTCCGAGCGGGCGGCCCAGGAAGACCGTTTCACCACCATTCACATTCAGGAACTGACCAGCGTGTCGCGTGACACCAAGTTGGGGCCGGAAGAGATTACCGCGGATATCCCCAACGTCGGTGAATCGGCGCTTGGCAAGCTGGACGAGGCGGGTGTCGTTTACATCGGTGCCGAAGTCGGTCCGGGGGACATCCTGGTCGGTAAGGTAACGCCCAAGGGCGAAACCCAGCTGACGCCGGAAGAAAAGCTGCTACGTGCCATCTTCGGCGAGAAAGCATCTGACGTAAAAGATACCTCGCTGCGTGCCCCCACCGGCATGAAAGGCACGGTCATCGACGTTCAGGTGTTTACTCGTGACGGCGTCGAGAAAGACTCCCGTGCGCTTGCCATCGAGCAAATGCAGCTGGATGAGGTGCGTAAGGATCTGCAGGAAACTTACCGTATCGCTGAAGATGCGACGTTCGTGCGTCTCAAGCGGACCCTGGAAGGTCAGGTAGTTAACGGCGGCCCGAACCTCAAGAAAGGCGATACGCTTGATGCAGCGTACCTGGACGAGTTGCCGCGTCAGCAGTGGTTCAAGCTGCGCATGCAGGATGAAAGCGTTAACGAGCTGCTGGCCCAGGCCGATGAGCAGCTGGAAAACCGCCGTAAAGAAATGGACGAGCGCTTTGAAGACAAGAAGCGCAAGCTGACCCAGGGCGATGATCTCGCACCGGGCGTGCTCAAAATCGTCAAGGTTTACATGGCTGTGAAGCGCCGCATTCAGCCGGGCGACAAGATGGCTGGCCGCCACGGTAACAAGGGTGTTATCTCGGCGATCATGCCCGTCGAAGACATGCCGTTCGACGATCAAGGCGAGCCGGTTGACGTGGTGCTGAACCCCTTGGGTGTCCCGTCGCGGATGAACGTGGGCCAGATTCTCGAAACCCACCTGGGCATGGCCGCGCGTGGTCTAGGCGTCAAGATTGAAGCCATGCTGCGCGACGCACGTGAACAGCAAGTGGCAGAGATTCGCGACTTCCTGGGGCAGGTATACAACACGCCAGGCACGCGGGTCGAAGACATCGATTCGCTGAGTGATGACGAAGTCATTGCGCTGGCGAAAAATCTTAAAGCGGGTGTGCCCATGGCAACGCCGGTGTTTGACGGTGCTCAAGAGCACGAAATCAAGCATCTGCTCAAGCTGGCGGACATTCCCGAGTCGGGTCAGATGACATTGTACGACGGTCGTTCCGGGGATGCGTTTGACCGCCCTGTTACCGTTGGCTACATGTACATGCTCAAGCTGAACCACTTGGTCGACGATAAGATGCACGCGCGTTCTACCGGTTCTTACTCGCTCGTCACCCAGCAGCCGCTGGGCGGTAAAGCGCAGTTCGGTGGCCAGCGCTTTGGTGAGATGGAAGTGTGGGCGCTGGAAGCTTATGGCGCGGCCTACACGCTGCAAGAGATGCTCACCGTCAAATCGGACGACGTCGAAGGGCGCACCAAGATGTATAAAAACATCGTGGATGGCGACCACACCATGCAGGCAGGCATGCCGGAATCCTTCAACGTACTTGTGAAGGAAATCCGCTCGCTGGGCATCGATATCGAGTTAGAGAGCTAG